The Oncorhynchus mykiss isolate Arlee chromosome 5, USDA_OmykA_1.1, whole genome shotgun sequence DNA window CTAATTAGAGGTGAAGATTCAAGGTCCCTGTTAGGAATATTATGAataaatgactaaacaatattctcattttaaatagaactgcaactaagtaaacttatactctgttttattatatctgtttaacaatatgagttcataagaagggattatgtgacacggacaaggagtaattaaagttaatgaacaccatttcAACTAGGCAGGGGAGGAATGGGTTGTGGATAAAGTAAGCAGATAGGGttgttaacctatggttgaactgACAAGACttagctctggggtgttttagataaggcagtgagtgcattcctaggatTTCTGTTAATTAGagctgtcagctaagtggtgatcgataatggtgaGGGTTCAAGAGTTAATTCAGTTATGTTGTGTGAcctgtgagtgtgttagtgagtTGGAATTAACTTTTAAACTCACTTAATTCTAGGTCGGGAGGAGGGGATTCATTCTAGAAGCAATGAAATGAggtcatgttattgtatataaactgttgctcgtggtaacgtggcagcgcgctccgagaataaattctgttacctattattgataagactggtctccgtctattttatgcaaacaatcctacaaattctcataaaatagattaagggaatttaattaatgaaaacatattggaataattaaattacagtaacagtcCCTCCCCTTGGACCTTCAAGTTCTCTTCcgatgtgttttgagaatgaggtGAGTATATGATAGAGGGTGCAAGGAATCGAGGAATGAGGAATTAAGAAAGAACCCTTGTCGGTAGAGAGCTATCGGAAACAAAGTAATTTGAATGTGGCGGTTGATTATTCAGACTGAGAAATAATTAgtgtgagagaagagaggtagcATGCAGACAAATTACTATTCCACTAATAAAGAGAAGCAGTTAGAGTCTCCAGGGGCTTTGCTGGTGGCAGGAAATCCATGGTCTGCTCTCTCTGCCTACGTCTAGtctagttttttttaaacagaggAAAGAGTTccttctactggccctccaacacccctTCCAGCAGAATCTGATCTCCCATCCAGGGATCGACCAGTACCAACCCtgtttagcttcagaggcaagccagcaatgggatgcagggtggtatgctgtgaACCATACAGCTATTCGGTAATCACCAAGGTCACCAGATAAATACAGAGCTATAAAGGTTTATTAACACGTTCATTTACTCAATCCATTCAATGGAGGCTAGAGTTAGCTACCGGAAGTAACTGTATCTAATTTCCAAAAGGGTACTTGGATTCGAAACACAGTGCATAAAATTAGGTGTTCAAGGCACACACTTCAGTAATAGATAAGGTGACAAAGAAGAAGATATGCTTATGTTCTGTGTCACCAGAGGTGTCAGTGAGTTATGGGTgttaattgaccccaaccctggctgTTAGTGCAAGTGCATGTTACAATGTAGAGGTGTGTTACAGCAGAGGTGTGTTAAAGTATTAGAACACACTTAACCAGTAGCATGTTACAGTGTTAGAACACCAGAACACATTTTCAAACCTGTCTTACCATTATCTTTGTACCCCATGCCCAGGATGACCTCTGGAGCTCTGTAGTACCGTGTCACCACGTACGGGGTCATCATGAAGCTGGTGCCTGCAGTCCTTGCCAAGCCAAAGTCCAGGATCTTCAGCGTACAATCAGACTTCACCACTATATTGCTAGGTTTCAGGTCCTTCAGACGGAAAGCAACATcaaagagattttttttttttttttttttttttacctttatttaaccaggcaagtcagttaagaacaaattcttattttcaatgacggcctgggaacagtgggttaactgcctgttcaggtgcagaacgacagatttgtaccttgtcagctcgggggtttgaactcgcaaccttccggttactagtccaacgctctaaccactaggctaccctagatTATTGAGGTAAAAGTTTAACGGGTGATGCTAGCTACTacagtatttttattttaaatgtcgACAGATGGCGTTTCACAGCAGACAAAACCGGTTGCAATGACGTAACTTCCACCAGCGCTGCTCACTGGGTTATGAGCAGTGCAAGGTTGAGCATGAGTAATGTTTACTATATCCAGAACATCCTAGTACATAATATCAATGACAAGGGTTACTGCTGGAGACCTGACGGAAAATTTGATTAATTATATTTCTAGGTTGGAGGACTTCTCACCATGTGTATGATGCCAGCGGAGTGCAAGTGTTTGATGCCACACACACATGCGTACAGTACACGTAAaggcacacgcactcacacacacaggccttcTCACCCTGTGTATAATTCCAGCTGAgtgcaggtgtttgatgccacACAGCATCTGGTAGAGCAGGTAGGACATTCTCTCATGGTCTAGCTCCATCTGAATCACCTGGCATAGGTTGGCATCCATCAGCTCCATCACCAGGTACCTGGGATGGTGATACATACAGTTATAATATGTTTTCATAACTGGTAATGCACTGAGGCTGAGACTGGCtttctggacacagattaagactAAAAAGCATGTTCAATGGAGAATATGGCTGTAGTAAAATAATCTCCAGAATGTCACTGTCATCTTTGCTTCAGAAAACCCTCaacaccagagagagacagggtaacACAAGGAGAGGTTCTAATAGCCTACACTTCGGCATAACTGTTATAATAACGTTCACTGGAACAGAGGTCTAATAAAAGAGATGAGATGCTTCAACCCAAGAGGCCCTACTCTaatgtgggctcccgagtggcgcagtggtctaaggcactgcatctcagtgctagaggtgtcactacagaccctgttttgattccaggctgtatcacaaccggcagtaattgggagtcccatagggcggcgcccaattagcccagcgtcgtccaggatAGGGttcggccggggtaggccgtcattgtaaataaaaatgtgttcttaaatgacttgcctagttaaataaaggttaaataaaaatacttatGATTCCCACTCTCCTCCCTACcacatctcttctctccttcctccttttaTTCCTCCTTTACATCTATTCTCAACACAATGGACACCACACTGCAGAACATCAATGGGAATCTACATACTCTTTCTCAAAAATGTACATACTTAAAACCTCTCttggtagggggcagtattttcacctccggatgaaaagcgtgcccaaagtatactgcctgtttctcaggcccagaagctaggacaagcatataattggtagatttggatagaaaacaatagACAATCCAAACAATACATttgtttggatagaaaacacatttctttccaatTAATTTCTATGGGATACCCTTATTATtaggaacctggttgcagttcctatggcttccactagatgtccacagaacaatttctaaagactatgtttttttgagaaattaagaagtagtCCTATTCATTGTAAGTGTCACTCCAGGTGGACTCTACTGTTTTGGTGCGCGTGAACTGGACataaaggacattatcgaacaacaggacaatttgtgatgtttctgggacattttggagtggcaacagaagaagatcttcaacgATAAGGCATTAATTAagtcgctatttctgactttagtggagcacctgcctggttgaaatatgattttcatgtctttgtatgcggggcgctgtgctcagataatcgcatggtttgctttcaccataaagcctttttgaaatctgacacagcggctggattaacaagacgttaagctttattttgatgcaTAACACatgtattttcaagaatgttaaatattttaaattggtatttttgaatttcgcgctatGCAATTTCACCctgatgttggccaggtgggacggtgcccataagaagtttttgtttttcttttttactGTACATAGAAAAGCCCATACTTATTTAAATTGCTGTAATCCATTTTTAATTTCAAGCACATACTTTGTTTAATTTTGTGCTGTTTTGGATTGAAAACAAACTCCATTCCTCAGAGACACACCATTCCTTGCACTACCTTGCACTGACAAGCATGCTTCCTTCCATTCACTGTAGTATCAGAAACATTCATGAATCATCCAGTACAAAAAGACAGAGCCTGAGGCTTCAAATTATACTACACTAATATCACTTTCACTGACATCACTCTTAGTGGTTATTTTCTCAGACTGAGAATAATTTAACAAGAGTCTTGAACGTACATAATATAATTTTGCTCATCTGAAATCAGACTTAAGTCTGATGAAACTAGAAATGTAATTGGCCTACATAAAGTAAATATAATCTCACGATTATTCCTTTTTCCTCTGAATATTGTTTACTGTACTTACACATCCTGAAAGTCTTCTAGTGATTTCTGTGGTGTGAAAACATTTAATAAACTGATGATCTGAAAAAGAAAGACAACAGAGAAAAAAACTGGGTCAACATTCAGTATCAGGTTAACCAAGtccatctacagtaacaacaataacagcACATTGCTGATTTCTTTTGCCATATTGAAAACTGGatatagggacagagagagagagagacagacagacagacatctgctCTGTGAGGATTATATCCatggaaaaacaaaaaaatctgtctgtctgtatcaatTCCCATCATACACATTGCCCCAGGCAGGCAAGAAATGTATTCTGGTCACAGACTCACTTAACGGGGAGGGGACTCACTCTATCAGCACCACAGAATGGGCCAATAAAAGACCACAAAACACCAGCTAGACTATTATCTTGTTATTTGTTTAACCATAGAGACATCTCACATTTTTGTGATTGACACATTTCATGAGCACCAGTTCCCTGTATGCCCTCTTGGCATGGGTCTGGTTCTGAAAGGGTCTGCTGAGCTTCTTGATGGCCACGTTTCTGTCGAGGACTGCATCGTACCCGGCACTGCAGAAAACACAGGACAAAAACATTGAATTAGAACCACAGGAATGTACCAGTCAACTTACTGTCGTGTGGGGGGCTTTGTCAATTCTAGTCATTATGTTTCTATGtgacaaaacaggaagtgagagacAGCACATGGCAGACAAATGAGAATGATAAGTCCTGTGAAAGATTGAAGGGTTTGCTATTGATCAAGATCGATGGTCCTGGGCTCTTCCAGGGCCTTTCTGTCTGTTCTGACCATGATTGTAAACTAGCCTGGTCCCTGATCTGGTTCTGCTGTATAGCCAACTTCTATGGTAGTTGACATGccaaacagcacaaacagatgtgggaccaggctagggTGTAACCATCTAAAGCCATTTGTGCTGATATTAGAATTACACAGGGAATACCTGTAGATTGACTTTAATGCAGACTTCTGATGCCAGAGAAAATCCACCAGAACCACCAGTGTAGACATATCCtttggggccctggtcaaaagtagtgcactatatacagtgccttcggaaagtattcagaccccttgacttttcccacatttagtTATGTTACAGCCCTACTCTACAATGGATTAAACAAAAATCGTCAGCAATCTagacacaataatgacaaagcgaaaacagacaTTTCGACATTTTTgataataaaaaacagaaataccttacttacataagtgttcagggccttcgctatgagactctaaattgagctcaggtgcaacccAATGGTTccacagagttcctctgtggagatgggagaaccttccagaaggacaaccatctttgcagcactccaccaaatcagacCTGTATGGTAGTGGCCATAAAGGTTGTCCTTCCtttactcctcagtaaaaggcacatgacagcatgcttagagtttgcaaaaaggcacacctacagactctcagatcatgagaaacaagattctctgggatgatgaaaccaatattgaactctttggcctgaatgccaagcgtcacttctggaggaaagctggcaccatccctacggtgaagcatggtggtggcagtctcatgctgcggggatgtttttcagcgacagggactgggagactagtcaggatcgagggacagatgaacagagcaaagtacagagggatccttgaagaaaacctgctccagagagcacaggacctcagactggagtgaaggttcaccttccaacaggacaacgacactaagcacacagccaagacaacgcaggagtggcttcgggacaagtctctgaatgtccttgaatggcccagtcagagcctggacttgaacccgatctaacatatttggagagacctgaaaatagctgtgcagcaaagccccccatccaacctgacagagcttgagaggatctgcagagaagaatgggagaaactctgcaaatacaggtgtgccaaggttatacccaagaagactcgaggctgtaatcgctggcaaACGTGCGCCAACACAGGactgagtaatgggtctgaatacttatgtaaatgtgatatttcagttgtatatttttttatacaattgcaaaaatgtctaaaacctgttttagctttgtcattatggggtattgtgtgtagatttatgagaaaaaaacaacaatttaatcctgtttagaataaggctgtaacgtaatataGAGTACCCTTTCaagcatttttctttatttttactatgttctacattgtaaaataatagtgaagacatcaaaactatgcaataacGCATAAGGaataatttagtaaccaaaaaagtgttaaaaacaaccccccccccaaaaaaaaaaaaattggcttTAATATTGTggatagattgttgcttccatcaatgtacttgtctgcatcatttccaatcaaccatatattttgggggtaaatatatacatctatatacatacatactgtcACGATTGTTGTAATAACAttcagaccaaggcgcagcaaaatagagaattaaaaggctctctatggtcagggcgtgacacatactgtacatacacacacacccacccatatacagttgaagttggaagtttacatacaccttagccaaatacatttaaactcagtttttcacaattcctgacatttaatcctagtaaaaattccctgtcttaggtcagttaggatcaccactatattttaagaatgagaaatgtcagaataatagtatagagaatgatttatttcagcttttatttcgttcatcacattcccagtgggtcagaagtttacatacactcaattagtatttggtagcattgcctttacattatttgacttgggtcaaatgcttcgggtagccttccacaagctttccacaataagttgggtgaattttggcccattcctccttacagagctggtgtGCCTGGGTCAggtctgtaggcctccttgctcgcacacgctttttcagttctgcccacaaattttctatatgattgaggtcagcgctttatgatggccactccaaaaccttgaatttgttgtccttatgccatttctccacaactttggaagtatgcttggggtccttgtccatttgaaagacccatttgcgaccaagctttaacttcctgtctgatatcttgagatgtgtccaaacagttctatttttgtttcatcagaccagagggcatttttccaaaaagtacgatctttgtccccatgtgcagttgcaaaccgtggtctggcttttttttatggcggtttggagcagtggcttattcCTTGCTGAGCAGGCTTTCAGTTtgtctatataggactcgttttactgtggacatagtgCTTTCGcgccaaagtacattaatctctaggagacagaactcatcTCCTTTCtgggcggtatgacggctgcatggtcccatggtgtttatacttgggtactattgtttgtacagatgaatgtggttcgttcaggcatttggaaattgctcccaaggatgaaccagacttgtggaggtctacaattttttttctgaggtcttggctgatttcttttgattttcccatgacgtcaaggtaaagaggcaccgagtttgaaggtaggccttgaaatacatccacaggtattttgtggaattttccaagctgtttaaatgcacagtcaacttagtgtttataaacttctgacccactggaacagtgaattataagtgaaataatctgtctgtaaacaattgttggaaaaatgacttatgtcatgcacaaagtagatgtcctaacctacttgccaaaactatagtttgttaacaagacatttgtggagtggttgaaaaatgagttttatgtaaagttctgacttcaactgtatacacaggGTGCTTTAGCAAACAAACAGCAGAGACCTGAAGACACCATACAACCTGGAACTGGGCTTGCtaggacagaccagatacaacttcaattagcactgaggtgtgaagtgagaggtgtcgGTGCCTTTGGGCCCAACAAGTGGCAGCAGACTTTGAAGCCATCCACTGacattttctacaagaaatccAGAAATTAAAgattctcccaagtgggtgtgacacctactcccactgcctgctgcactgctgcttggattccacctggcgatctgttcaccgcctgccctggcctgtctcccagtctggtacaggtaacttcaccacactcccccctctctcctgagctttcgctcacctccagcacacacgcactattggggcgagtgactctgaacttacaatggctaacCCCAAGtcgttatttttcttttttttttgtgcattttgccatttgcctcatgactcctgcatgccTTGTTGACTACAAACTGTCTTTACCAAGCCGTGGGACagactgtttgttcccacactcgggactctgactctctattggttacacagacttttggcctcccatcctattctaaccacctttcgctggctttgtattcatgttacccgATGAAgatgctgtacaatatgatcttgttgccatctaatgcacattcagatgtcataaatcagcactgccAAGCTCTCCCTGTCCTAAGCCGTGCTTTGATTGTAtgactgttgatgatatctggaaatatgcatgtacaccctggcacATCTACTGTTTTAGcaccaattctgacttgtgctctgatatctgcttcactgatttctgctctcgtaaaagcctgagTTTTCTGCACGTTAATACTAGAAgattattacctaaaatggatcaattgaaagtgtgggatCACAGCTCCAATCTAGATGTGTTAGTCATTACTGAGaggtggttaaggaagagtgttttgaatactgatgttaacctttctggttataacctttttcggcaagacagatcttccaaaggtgggggagtggctatctttaccaaggatcaccttcagtgctcggttgtctctaCCATGcatgtccccaaacaatttgatttgctggttttaagcataaACTTCAAAtggctctttgttgactgttgctgggtgctatcatcctccatcagcaccggcctgtaccctacctgcccaaAGCTCTCTCccggccccttacactaagtctgaatttgtcctgctaggtgacctaaactgggacatgtttaaactacctgaccaagtcctaaagcaatagAGCttcctaaatctttctcagattattaccaatcccacaaggtatgactccaaacacccagaaaaggctactctcctaaatgttatcctcacaaataatcctgataggtatcagtctggtgttttctgtaatgacatTAGTGATCACTGTTACAGCCTGAGTTTGGAATGTCTGTTCAGTGAAACGATCTGTTCTGATTTGTCATAGATGCTTGCTAAAAATCTTTAacgagcaagccttccttcatgaactggccgcTGTAAAATGGTacagaatcagcttgatcccctctgtcgaagacgcttgcaccttcttttttgatattttcagtggtattctCAACAAACACGCCCACATAAAGGAAacgagaattaaaaacaggttcagcccctggttcgaccatgatcttgcagagtttctccacctcaagaattgcatttggcgaaaggctcggcacatgCATACTCgtgttcaggcaaatgagaaataagtgcactcaagatatccggaaggccaaagttagttactttaaggagcagttctctctctgtgggtctaaccccaagaagttctggaaaacggttaaagacctggagaataaaccctcctcctcacatctgccgatgtcccttaatgttgatgatgtggttgttacagACAGGAAGCACATGGATGAGCTCTTTACATCACCAcctcattaagtcaggattcccaTTTGACTCAAccatgcctccttgcctgtccaacatttcctcatctcccatcccTTCTAATTC harbors:
- the LOC110523975 gene encoding mitogen-activated protein kinase 10 isoform X8, yielding MVFMSRHFFYYCGEPVLDVKIAFCQGFGKQLDVSYIGKHYNMSKCKVDNQFYSVEVGDSTFTVLKRYQNLKPIGSGAQGIVCAGYDAVLDRNVAIKKLSRPFQNQTHAKRAYRELVLMKCVNHKNIISLLNVFTPQKSLEDFQDVYLVMELMDANLCQVIQMELDHERMSYLLYQMLCGIKHLHSAGIIHRDLKPSNIVVKSDCTLKILDFGLARTAGTSFMMTPYVVTRYYRAPEVILGMGYKDNASVLIEC